The following nucleotide sequence is from Deferribacterota bacterium.
ATCAATTTAAGTTTAACTATTTATGTTATATTATACACAATTAAATTTAAAAATATATAATTTTTAAAATATTATTAATTAGCTATTTATAGAACCTATAAGCAATTTGTTATCTCTGTCAAATTTATCAATATAAAATTCTTTGAAGGTATTTTCTTTGTAGTAATTAGCGCTTTTAACCTTAAAATAATTATCACTGTAGCCTGTGCTTTCATTTTCTAATAGCACCCGAGCATATTTACCAATCATTTTTTGATAAGATTGAATCTCTAGTTTATTAGCTAAATCTCTTAATTTAGCAGCCCTAGCTTTAATATCAAATTTTGGCACCTTATCTTTCATATTATATGCTTTTGTACCAACTCTATCTGAATAAGGAAAAATGTGCATATAATCAGGCTTAATAATATCAATCACAGCTGCCGTTTCATTAAAATCATCAATACTCTCACCGGGAAAACCTACAATCACGTCTAAACCTATCCTCAATAGAGGCAACTCACTTCTAATAGAAGAGACTATTTCTACAAACTCCTCACTACTATATTTTCTATTCATTCGTTCTAATATCCTGTTTGATCCA
It contains:
- a CDS encoding MiaB/RimO family radical SAM methylthiotransferase translates to IIFLLKEVNIINDKSESNYFNSNYRIRTRGFLKIQDGCDNYCSYCIIPYLRGNLRSKPINDIISEFKDMIHKGYKEIVLVGIHLGKYGIDIGTSLLDLLKILVQVEGEFRIRLSSLEVNEIKEELTSLIKENNKICPHLHIPLQSGSNRILERMNRKYSSEEFVEIVSSIRSELPLLRIGLDVIVGFPGESIDDFNETAAVIDIIKPDYMHIFPYSDRVGTKAYNMKDKVPKFDIKARAAKLRDLANKLEIQSYQKMIGKYARVLLENESTGYSDNYFKVKSANYYKENTFKEFYIDKFDRDNKLLIGSINS